The DNA window GTGAGGATATCGACGTTCGAATCATCGATACGCCACGCGGACAGATGGTGGTCACACAACTCGTCGTCGACGTTCGCGACGCGATGGGAGGCAACGCGGTCAACACGATGGCAGAGGCTCTTGCCCCAGCGATCGAACGGCTCACCGGCGGCGATGTTTCACTTCGGATCCTCTCAAATCTCGCAGACCGCCGGCTGGCACGAGCCCGCTGCCGACTCGACCCTGCTGTTCTGGCGTCCGATGATACCGACCTCACGGGAGAGGAGGTACGGGACCGTATCGTCGATGCTTGGGCGTTCGCCGCAGGGGACCCGTACCGCGCAGCGACGCACAACAAGGGGATAATGAACGGTATCGATGCCGTCGCGACGGCGACGTTCAACGACTGGCGAGCGATCGAAGCGGGCGCACACGCGTACGCTGCCCAGGGCGGGTATGGGCCACTCACGAACTACGAGATCGACGACGAGGGGTTTCTCGCGTGCAGCATCGAGATACCGATGCAGGTCGGAACCATCGGGGGAGCGACCTCACTTCACCCCACTGCCCAGGCGTCGATGGAGCTGCTTGCTGTCGACTCCGCCGATGAGCTTGCTGGGGTTATGGCGGCTGTCGGTCTAGCACAGAACTACGCTGGTCTGCGGGCGCTCGTTTCAGAGGGTATCCAGGCCGGCCATATGAGTCTCCACGCGAAGAACATCGCCATCCAGGCCGACGTTCCACAGGCGCTCGTCGATGAGGTGGCAGCGCAGATGGTTGCTGAGGACGAAATCAGACAGGACCGAGCAGAGGAACTGGCTAGTGAGCTGAAATGAGTGTCCGGATCGCGAACGGCGCGGGGTTCTGGGGCGACTACCCGGATGCGACCACTCGGCTACTCAACGCAGGAGAGTTCGACTATCTCCAACTGGAGTACCTCGCAGAGGTCACGATGGGTGTGCTCGCCAGGATCCAGGAATCGAAGCCTGACCAGGGGTATGCGTCCGACTTCACTCGCTTCGTCGTCGAACCTCATCTCGAGGGACTGCTCGAGCGGGACGTTCAGGTGGTAACGAACGCCGGCGGAATCAACCCGGAGGGATGTGCACGGCGAATCCAAGACATCGCTACAGAACAGGGGCTCGATGTCACCATCGCGACGGTTACCGGTGACAACATCACCGACAATCTCGAGGCAATCGACTCGGCGGCATCCCTCCGAAGTATCGACACGGGGGAACCGATGGATGCAATCGCGGAGTCTGTTGTGACCGCTGTTGCGTACCTCGGTGCGTTTCCGGTCGCCGAGGCACTTTCGACGGGCGCCGATATCGTCATCACGGGTCGAATCGTCGATCCCGCGCTCACGCTTGGCCCGCTCATCCACGAGCATGGATGGGGCCGTGAGGAGTACGACCTGCTCGCGAGCGGCATCATCGCTGGCCATCTCATCGAGTGCGGGACTCAGGTGACCGGCGGCAATTTCCTGGGGGACTGGCACGATATCGATTTCGAGGACCTCGGCTATCCGATCGCTGAGGTCACTCGCGAGGGCGAGATTACGATCACCAAACCACCGGGGACAGGTGGCAGAGTCTCCACCGAAACCGTGAAAGAGCAACTTCTGTACGAGATCGGTGACCCAGCGGCCTACAAGACACCGGACGTGCAGGCCGACTT is part of the Salinigranum marinum genome and encodes:
- a CDS encoding hydroxymethylglutaryl-CoA reductase, degradative, whose protein sequence is MNSRITDFYKQAPSDRLDTIVERTDLSAEARDALANVGLSLGDADNVSENVVGTIEYPLSVATNFVIDGEDTLVPMAIEETSVVAAASYGALMARDTGGFETSVSGPIMLSQIQALDVADPHAAKVKILNEKDNLVELANEQDPVLVEHGGGCEDIDVRIIDTPRGQMVVTQLVVDVRDAMGGNAVNTMAEALAPAIERLTGGDVSLRILSNLADRRLARARCRLDPAVLASDDTDLTGEEVRDRIVDAWAFAAGDPYRAATHNKGIMNGIDAVATATFNDWRAIEAGAHAYAAQGGYGPLTNYEIDDEGFLACSIEIPMQVGTIGGATSLHPTAQASMELLAVDSADELAGVMAAVGLAQNYAGLRALVSEGIQAGHMSLHAKNIAIQADVPQALVDEVAAQMVAEDEIRQDRAEELASELK
- a CDS encoding acyclic terpene utilization AtuA family protein, yielding MSVRIANGAGFWGDYPDATTRLLNAGEFDYLQLEYLAEVTMGVLARIQESKPDQGYASDFTRFVVEPHLEGLLERDVQVVTNAGGINPEGCARRIQDIATEQGLDVTIATVTGDNITDNLEAIDSAASLRSIDTGEPMDAIAESVVTAVAYLGAFPVAEALSTGADIVITGRIVDPALTLGPLIHEHGWGREEYDLLASGIIAGHLIECGTQVTGGNFLGDWHDIDFEDLGYPIAEVTREGEITITKPPGTGGRVSTETVKEQLLYEIGDPAAYKTPDVQADFTSPTLSQVDTETVRLSGVSGNERPDRYKATVHYEAGYKLNGKLLYSRPNALEKARSAAALLEQRIEDQGLDIEATNAEFVGHDATHGPAAPVRSEYNEILLRFAARGQDKQTLRRLGMEFAPLSMAGPPSVTGLTDGGRPRPQPIVDTWPTLIPRAAVTPEVRVYE